The Bacillus sp. Marseille-Q1617 genome has a segment encoding these proteins:
- a CDS encoding PAS domain S-box protein, translated as MTKSSKLENQIYKEECHPIDREICLASPMAMFVINDEMKICYANDQACQKLKTELSSLTGQLFSSFFTSVPSPIVAHYQEVLESGKSLEDETLMNTKDDKIIHVELILQKSTVSTNAYLYFKDVTTSKESERKDHLNVHLLSNIFQNASEGIILFDLEGNINDVNQAFSKQVGLYKKEIIRRNIRSFIPENSHYKIEKIKELLSKNRKARGEIPIKRENGISIVEFTTSPFVHHKLHMAILRDVTERRQMEIQVKRNEELFKGLFEEAIDAIVLWDQDGRVLKANASALKIFECSLSELLSKRIKDFVYPLETQKFDLVMDHLYKSGAVRDEVLFLMPNNQLKHLEFTSKLHSVDGYNMTIFRNVSERYQMEKELRESEERFRKIFEGSLDGLFLTNHNYVVVDANPEASKILHLDKDQLIGKDVREILSIEADDDAYHDYLVQLKEEGQSSFLKTFRSHDDRLHYIELSSKYNLLSNLNLTIIRDITEQIEMQEQLRKSDTLSVVGELAAGIAHEIRNPMTALKGFIQLLENSVGKDHEMYFNVITSELQRIESIITEFLVLAKPQAVQYQETNLIKIMKDTVELLSAQATMHNVQYNELYQEGLPPIFAEPNQLKQVFINIIKNAIEVMTQGGVITIAIHETDDDLIHIEIRDQGSGISRDKIKKLGEPFYTTKERGTGLGLMVSFNIIKEHNGRVEVESKIGEGTVFHIYLPKM; from the coding sequence ATGACTAAAAGCAGCAAGCTGGAAAATCAAATATACAAGGAAGAATGTCATCCCATTGATAGGGAAATTTGCTTAGCATCACCAATGGCAATGTTTGTCATAAATGATGAAATGAAAATTTGTTACGCGAATGATCAAGCATGCCAGAAACTGAAGACTGAACTTTCATCGTTGACCGGCCAACTGTTCAGCAGCTTCTTTACTTCTGTACCATCCCCTATTGTTGCTCACTATCAGGAGGTATTGGAGTCTGGAAAATCTCTTGAAGACGAGACGTTAATGAATACTAAAGACGATAAAATCATACATGTTGAATTGATACTTCAAAAATCCACCGTTTCTACTAATGCATACCTGTACTTTAAAGATGTGACCACGTCCAAAGAGAGTGAACGGAAAGATCACCTGAACGTTCACCTGCTTTCGAATATCTTTCAGAATGCTTCCGAAGGGATCATCCTTTTCGATCTTGAAGGGAACATCAATGATGTGAATCAAGCGTTCTCAAAACAAGTTGGACTATATAAAAAGGAAATCATCAGACGGAACATCCGCTCGTTCATTCCTGAAAACTCTCATTATAAAATCGAAAAGATTAAAGAGCTTCTTTCAAAGAATAGAAAAGCGAGGGGAGAAATTCCGATTAAAAGGGAAAATGGAATCTCCATCGTAGAATTTACAACAAGTCCATTTGTTCACCATAAGCTTCATATGGCAATCCTCAGAGATGTGACGGAAAGAAGGCAAATGGAGATACAGGTGAAAAGAAATGAAGAATTATTCAAAGGTTTGTTTGAAGAAGCGATCGATGCCATCGTCCTATGGGACCAAGACGGGAGAGTTCTAAAAGCAAATGCCTCGGCTCTCAAGATTTTCGAGTGCTCCTTATCCGAGCTTTTATCAAAAAGAATAAAAGACTTTGTCTACCCGTTAGAAACACAGAAGTTCGATCTTGTGATGGATCATCTGTACAAAAGCGGGGCAGTAAGAGATGAAGTTCTCTTTCTGATGCCTAATAATCAATTAAAGCATCTGGAGTTCACATCTAAGCTTCATTCCGTTGATGGATATAATATGACGATCTTCCGAAATGTAAGTGAGCGATATCAGATGGAAAAGGAATTGAGGGAAAGTGAAGAGAGGTTCCGGAAAATTTTCGAAGGGTCATTAGATGGCTTATTCCTGACGAATCATAATTATGTAGTGGTTGATGCAAACCCTGAAGCAAGCAAAATACTGCATCTCGATAAAGATCAGTTAATCGGGAAAGATGTGCGCGAAATATTGAGCATCGAAGCCGATGACGACGCTTATCATGATTATTTGGTACAATTAAAAGAAGAGGGGCAGTCAAGTTTCTTGAAAACATTCCGCTCCCATGATGACAGGCTGCATTATATCGAATTATCATCTAAATATAATCTGCTGTCCAATCTCAATTTGACAATCATCCGTGACATCACTGAACAAATAGAGATGCAGGAACAATTGAGAAAGTCTGATACCCTGAGTGTGGTGGGGGAGCTGGCAGCAGGCATTGCACATGAAATCCGTAATCCAATGACTGCGTTAAAAGGATTTATTCAGTTGTTGGAAAATAGTGTGGGTAAAGATCATGAAATGTACTTTAATGTCATTACATCAGAATTGCAGAGAATCGAGTCGATCATAACGGAATTCCTTGTCCTGGCTAAGCCGCAGGCTGTCCAGTATCAGGAAACGAATCTAATAAAAATCATGAAAGACACCGTTGAGCTGTTAAGTGCACAGGCAACCATGCATAACGTTCAATACAATGAATTGTACCAGGAAGGGCTGCCGCCTATATTCGCAGAACCCAACCAATTAAAGCAAGTGTTTATCAATATCATCAAGAATGCCATTGAAGTTATGACGCAGGGAGGGGTCATAACCATTGCCATTCATGAAACCGATGATGATTTGATTCATATTGAAATTAGGGATCAAGGAAGCGGAATTTCTAGAGATAAGATCAAAAAGCTTGGTGAACCCTTTTACACGACGAAAGAACGTGGAACTGGACTGGGGCTGATGGTCAGCTTCAATATTATCAAAGAACATAATGGAAGAGTGGAAGTGGAAAGCAAAATAGGTGAAGGCACTGTTTTTCATATCTATTTACCAAAGATGTAA
- a CDS encoding methylated-DNA--[protein]-cysteine S-methyltransferase, which produces MSVCSLFMESPIGVLELRADEEKLVSVEFASENQAATESDHPLLIEAERQLKEYFRGQRKEFTLPLKIEGTEFQQEVWKALSEIPYGSTCSYGDVAARINRPTAVRAIGQANKANKFPVIIPCHRVIGKNKSLTGYAGKQVDKKEILLTLEQ; this is translated from the coding sequence ATGTCAGTCTGTTCGCTGTTTATGGAAAGTCCGATTGGAGTCTTGGAGCTCCGGGCAGATGAAGAAAAGTTGGTATCAGTAGAATTTGCTTCTGAAAATCAAGCTGCCACAGAGTCAGATCACCCATTATTGATAGAAGCTGAACGACAATTGAAAGAGTATTTCAGAGGACAGAGAAAAGAATTTACACTTCCTCTGAAAATAGAAGGAACTGAGTTTCAACAGGAAGTCTGGAAAGCATTAAGTGAAATACCATACGGGTCCACCTGCTCTTACGGGGATGTAGCGGCACGTATTAATAGACCAACAGCGGTCAGGGCAATCGGACAAGCCAATAAAGCAAATAAGTTCCCTGTCATCATACCTTGTCATAGAGTAATAGGTAAGAATAAATCATTAACCGGTTATGCAGGGAAGCAAGTAGATAAGAAAGAAATTCTGTTGACCCTTGAACAGTAA
- a CDS encoding metalloregulator ArsR/SmtB family transcription factor: MQLDKQVAFHKTMGDPTRIKIVHLLSVDSLHAGAIAGKLGLTAPTISHHLNKLKECNLVYSRREKNTIYYFLNKKVIAHHASVLDRFTNQREGDSEMQEKIMKEKQKVMNNFVEKNGRFKSIPAQQKKKLFLLEHMVEGLKIGKRYSEKEINEYIKHFHDDFATLRREFIIHQFMFRENGIYEVNPREMWGSTPLYKG, encoded by the coding sequence TTGCAGCTGGATAAACAAGTCGCATTTCATAAGACCATGGGCGATCCCACCCGTATCAAGATTGTTCATCTCCTGTCAGTTGATTCGCTGCATGCCGGCGCGATTGCGGGTAAACTGGGGTTGACAGCCCCTACCATTTCACATCATCTAAACAAACTGAAGGAATGTAATCTAGTTTACTCCAGAAGGGAAAAAAATACGATTTACTATTTTTTAAACAAAAAAGTGATAGCGCATCATGCAAGTGTTCTTGATCGCTTCACGAATCAAAGGGAAGGGGATTCTGAAATGCAAGAGAAAATAATGAAAGAGAAACAAAAAGTGATGAATAACTTTGTGGAGAAGAATGGGCGGTTTAAATCCATACCCGCTCAACAGAAGAAGAAGCTTTTCCTGCTGGAGCACATGGTGGAAGGATTAAAGATTGGAAAGAGGTACAGTGAAAAGGAAATCAATGAATACATCAAGCATTTTCATGACGATTTTGCCACATTAAGAAGAGAGTTTATCATCCATCAATTCATGTTCAGGGAAAATGGTATTTATGAAGTGAACCCAAGGGAAATGTGGGGATCCACTCCGTTATATAAGGGATGA